One part of the Malus sylvestris chromosome 2, drMalSylv7.2, whole genome shotgun sequence genome encodes these proteins:
- the LOC126610660 gene encoding DNA damage-repair/toleration protein DRT100-like gives MKMVRLLLISVATFCATVSTVSSSCSPSDLAALQSIKTGLTDSSLGIFNSWVGTDCCVNWYGVSCDPTTGRVFDINLRGESEDPILTKSGQSGFMSGSISPKICSLDRLTTLVLADWKGVTGEIPQCVATLSNLRVLDLVGNKISGGIPANIGNLKMLTVLNLADNQISGKIPASLVSLSGLMHLDLSNNQISGEIPADFGKLKMLSRALLYRNQLTGSIPDSIGNMNRLADLDLSRNQLSGRVPDCLGKMRVLSTLNLDGNSFSGQLPASLLSNRGLGILNMSRNGFEGNIPDVFHENSYFMVLDLSYNKLKGSIPGSLSSAKYIGHLDLSHNHLCGAIPVGNPFDHLGASSFANNDCLCGNPLSTC, from the coding sequence atgAAGATGGTGAGGTTGCTCTTAATCTCAGTGGCAACATTCTGTGCCACTGTCTCAACAGTGAGCTCTTCTTGTTCGCCATCAGACCTAGCAGCACTTCAATCCATCAAAACCGGCCTCACCGATTCCTCCTTGGGCATCTTCAACTCTTGGGTCGGAACAGATTGCTGCGTAAACTGGTACGGAGTCAGCTGCGATCCCACAACCGGCCGAGTCTTCGACATTAATCTCCGAGGCGAGTCGGAAGACCCGATACTCACGAAATCAGGCCAGTCCGGGTTTATGTCCGGCTCTATCTCACCCAAAATTTGCAGCCTCGACCGTCTCACCACCCTCGTTCTAGCCGACTGGAAGGGAGTCACCGGCGAGATTCCCCAATGCGTCGCCACCCTCTCCAATCTCCGAGTCCTCGACCTTGTTGGAAACAAGATTTCGGGCGGGATTCCGGCCAATATCGGCAACCTCAAGATGCTCACGGTCCTCAACCTCGCCGATAACCAGATCTCCGGTAAGATTCCGGCGAGTCTCGTGAGCCTCTCAGGGCTAATGCACCTGGACCTCAGCAACAACCAAATCTCGGGCGAGATACCGGCCGATTTCGGAAAACTCAAGATGCTCAGCCGGGCTCTGCTGTACCGGAACCAGCTCACCGGGTCAATCCCGGACTCCATCGGCAACATGAACCGGTTGGCCGACCTGGACCTGTCCAGGAACCAATTATCGGGTCGCGTACCGGATTGTCTCGGGAAAATGCGGGTTCTTTCGACGTTGAATTTGGACGGAAACTCGTTTTCTGGTCAATTACCGGCGTCCCTTTTGAGCAATCGGGGTTTGGGGATCTTGAATATGAGCCGAAACGGGTTTGAAGGTAACATACCGGACGTTTTCCACGAAAATTCATACTTTATGGTGCTCGATTTGTCGTACAACAAATTGAAGGGTTCGATTCCCGGTTCGTTATCGTCGGCGAAATATATCGGGCACTTGGATCTGAGCCACAACCACCTGTGCGGGGCGATTCCTGTGGGGAACCCGTTCGATCACCTCGGAGCGTCGTCGTTTGCCAACAATGATTGCCTCTGCGGGAACCCGCTGAGTACCTGTTGA
- the LOC126610649 gene encoding protein gamma response 1-like, translating to MESLKVGCDPIDSERDDVDYVSGISTLLVATIQEAKDRISQIEYVFCNQLYTYFQSKSNSFQKFENQWKEKEDDLLRQIETLRAEKQQTLEENRLLKLDKGNPHKESEEKVNQLLAELKGVQLKGTELERMLKQKSAEVDKGMELESKLLGVIQSKDADIMDKKKQLKENEKGINALLAKLIDLQTRVDELQEELGEKTNQIANGKDLEENLSRKIEHQSSDIVNKERVLNDQEEEKKLLMAKLEILEENVSKLQKELLSKNNEVEGCLREKNLLLAKVTGLEEKVDELQVDLRGMAAGEVGKRTDSCEKLHQQIESMTSGLLAERKKYTDLTVAYKNLKSQHNYLRTKLGLTRENMQLQNKLEDRSDLLRNDQNPSTSHEVVEKNQNGSAAALCTKNARNEISCNNNSEDVKGGKPIQATSPISPTSFFPIAPKCPPSSKSTLVAGRKRPASSWVDTRSRQGQDGRDPHDDFLDTPLENIRGNLNKATKEQVPDRPVPAPNDMSLDSSDDETQDVNAVIRPHKQQLPVPVPGKNGFKFVEPVRKKAERENLKGVECKQCKKFYDAVLPNDGGGKDTDNNKHNFRCEHHEGVSRHRYRYAPPLTPEGFWNIGFESEM from the exons ATGGAGTCCCTCAAAGTAGGTTGTGACCCCATTGACAGTGAACGGGATGATGTAGACTATGTCTCTGGGATTAGTACTTTACTTGTTGCCACGATTCAGGAGGCCAAAGACAGGATTTCTCAGATTGAATATGTTTTCTGCAACCAGCTCTATACATATTTCCAATCCAAGTCTAACAGCTTCCAGAAATTTGAAAACCAATggaaagagaaggaagatgATCTCTTGCGTCAAATTGAAACGCTTCGAGCTGAAAAGCAACAAACCCTTGAAGAGAACCGCTTACTCAAGCTTGACAAGGGAAATCCGCACAAGGAAAGTGAAGAGAAGGTGAACCAACTACTTGCCGAACTGAAAGGTGTACAGCTCAAAGGTACTGAGCTTGAGCGAATGCTTAAGCAGAAGTCTGCGGAAGTAGATAAGGGAATGGAATTGGAGAGTAAGTTGCTCGGAGTGATTCAATCCAAAGATGCTGACATTATGGATAAGAAAAAACAACTGAAAGAGAATGAAAAAGGTATAAACGCGCTTCTTGCTAAATTGATTGATCTTCAAACTAGAGTTGATGAACTCCAAGAGGAGCTTGGGGAAAAGACTAACCAAATAGCCAATGGAAAGGATCTTGAAGAAAATTTATCTCGAAAGATTGAGCATCAGTCTTCTGACATCGTGAATAAAGAAAGGGTTTTGAATGatcaagaagaagagaaaaaactaCTTATGGCCAAATTGGAAATTTTGGAAGAAAATGTTAGTAAACTCCAAAAGGAGCTCCTCTCAAAGAACAACGAAGTGGAGGGTTGTTTAAGGGAGAAAAACCTGCTTCTTGCCAAAGTAACTGGTTTAGAGGAGAAAGTTGATGAGCTTCAGGTGGATCTCAGAGGAATGGCGGCTGGTGAAGTGGGCAAAAGAACGGATTCATGTGAAAAGTTACATCAACAAATTGAATCAATGACCTCGGGTTTATTGGCTGAGAGGAAGAAGTATACAGATCTTACTGTTGCttacaaaaatttgaaatctcaACACAATTATCTCCGCACAAAGCTTGGTCTAACTAGGGAGAATATGCAACTGCAGAATAAGTTGGAAGATAGAAGTGATTTGTTGAGAAATGATCAGAATCCATCAACTTCCCATG AAGTTGTAGAGAAAAATCAGAATGGTTCTGCAGCAGCTTTATGCACAAAAAATGCGAGGAATGAAATCAGTTGTAACAATAACTCGGAGGATGTGAAAGGAGGCAAGCCAATTCAAGCAACTAGTCCTATCTCTCCTACTTCCTTCTTCCCCATTGCACCAAAATGCCCTCCCTCATCAAAATCTACCCTAGTAGCTGGGAGAAAACGGCCTGCTTCCAGCTGGGTGGATACTAGGTCCCGTCAAGGCCAAGATGGGCGTGACCCTCACGATGATTTTCTTGATACTCCACTTGAGAACATCAGAGGAAACTTGAACAAAGCCACAAAGGAACAGGTTCCTGATCGTCCAGTTCCAGCTCCAAATGACATGAGTCTAGATAGCTCAGATGATGAAACGCAGGATGTGAATGCTGTAATTAGGCCACACAAGCAACAATTGCCAGTTCCAGTGCCCGGTAAAAATGGCTTCAAGTTTGTGGAACCTGTGAGAAAGAAAGCTGAGCGGGAAAATTTGAAAGGAGTTGAATGCAAGCAGTGCAAAAAGTTCTATGACGCTGTCCTTCCCAACGACGGCGGTGGTAAGGACACTGATAATAATAAGCATAATTTTCGCTGTGAGCACCATGAAGGTGTTTCTCGTCATCGGTATAGGTATGCTCCCCCTCTTACTCCAGAAGGATTTTGGAATATTGGATTTGAATCCGAAATGTGa